AGCaataagaataaatgaaaaatatgcctAACGTTGAAATggaatgaattgattttttataatgaatatATACCTCTCCGTATTGGCTGATGACATTTTCAGGGGTGGGGCCAAAGAACATGAAGAAATCAAGGACGCCCCCAATGGTCCGGTAAGTCAAAGCTGGTGTGGGTTGAAGCGCAACTTCTGTTTATTTTGAATGGATACaataaataatcaaatgaaagaTAAACATGAATTGAACAACATAGAGTACGGTTGCTTTAAAATTCAGGACAAAATTAATACCCGCCCCAAGAATTATAGATAAAAAGACAccaaacacacaaacacactcAGTAATCATCCAACAAAGAGATGccaaattattattacctatATTTCATTGCttcatttcaatttagttcattttattttacttataatatttccaacaaaataaatacataatccataaaaaaataatgaacaaaaacaCTTCATGCaagtacataaaaaaatatcaggaTTATAGATTTATtactataaaaatgaataaatgaaaattgcaattttttaaatattattacagATCCAAATACGATTTGGtgaatttttataataattttacacccatttttcaaaatggtacATTAGCGAGAATTAATCACTATAGCTAAATTGCCAATTTGGGAATAGTTGATAAGGGTGTAAAGGTTATCATCACAATTCATCAAATCGTATTTTGAAACTATCATATAATATTAAGCATATTTCTAATAATACTTTTTAAGAGTTTATGTGTATATTTTATCTATTATTGGtaaattataatctataatatGCAAATGTAGATGTCTACTTAGAAGAGATGTAGTTTGAAGTTTCTGGATGTAGCTGGCCATCCGGGGCTTGTCCTTTCTCGCGGGGTTAGTTCAAACTTGTACGCCAGCTAATCAAATTATAATATCTATAAAATAAAAGTGATATATACCCATTGCGTTGCTGTTGACGAAGAATACTCCATGTGTGTTACCGTCCTCTTCGACAACCATGTGGAAGGGATGCGCTCCATACAAGTTATCATCTCCCTGTCAATTATGACGCCATAATAGAgcataaattatcataataacAAAAGGAAGCAAACTTATTTGGTCCGAATACTAATATACAGAGTTTATAATTGGCCGTATATAACAATTGCCCATTGTACCTGTTGCAAAGCGAGTTGCAATTAAAACGCATCTCCAAAAATTAAATGCATCTTGAAATTACAACGATCGAAGTGCGCTTTGGGAATTTATTTCGGATTATTTTTGTATCGGGCTCCATTATTAACGGTGCTTATAAGAAGACATGTTATAAAACTTGTTTACCATTATCACATTAAGGCATTGTGGTAACCCTATGTTTATTTTAGCGTCATTGAGGAGCTTATTCCACGATTTACCCCCTGGAATGATTCTGTTTTATAACATAATGTAAGCATGGTAACCCCGCTGGTGACACATATGCTcatgcgacatttgctccgttCTTGATGGagttgatggattttcctcgaACCTTCACCAtactttataattatattttacgTCATTTTTACGATAACCTTATTttcagggtaaacttcccctttaaaatgatCTGACCAATTGTAGACAAAACTATATTACACTTCTTAATCTTTATGAGATAGTAAGAATgctatataaaaattttatTATCTGACGTACAAAGTGTTTTTTAGTTTTAACTTCCGTTAACCAAAGtctaatttatgtaaattgtaATCGGTCATTGCTATCAAGTTCCATCCATCATTGTTGATTTTAATGCACTTGAATTGTGCCAGACTGCTTACACCAACTACGACAATGTCTTCACTTGTTTTTATATGTCAAACTTAGATTTGAGCCTCGAACCTCCTGAATGAATTGGTGCAAGAACCACTGGACCACTCACCCCAACGCCGAGATCTCGAGTGAAGATTCCCCATGTTTTCCAGTTGAGGTCGTGCCTAAATCGACGATGACTGTGCTCTCCAAACCCGTAAACGTTAGAAGATGGGAGGGCGGTGCTGATCTGGAGGAACTGGTCCTCGTATACCAACACCCCTATCGATGTATCGAATCTTTAAGATAAaaggtacactctaaaaacaaatcagtcaaaaatgactagttaatagggtccGCTGGATGCAACTGTTATTCGAGTCATACTTGACAATTTTCTAGTCGTgttttactagaacagagttatttctaacaagaatatatgtcagaaatgtgactagcatatcagttgcacccagctgactatttgtctagtcaatttgactgatttgttttaagagtgtagataaaaaaaaacttattttgatttaaccatggacctccctagtaggtccatgatttaacAACCGTGATAACTGGTCATTTTATCCACTCTAAGCATGCTAATTAACCAGTAAACATAATCATTGATTAATCAGAAGTTACTCTCCTTTAgattaaattatatataaacttGAAGAGACAAAAATACTGTATGAGAAGGGATTATAGTAGCctgtatttttgtattcaccttTTCAAAACATACCAAcgtttttcaagaaaaataaatctcGAAAATCTTTTAAATGACAGAATGCTTTGAGCTGGCATCGTGGGTACAGGCATAATAGGGTGACgggatatttttttatcagatgttTGTACGATTCTCGCTATTGTACTGACGTGCCTTTAACTGAGGCATTCGAATAATTgttgtttaatatatttgtaCCAAGATCGTTATATTTTATTAGCTattcaaataaagaaataacaaaattgcaCTGTCTTGTGTTTATACTCTACATTCAATTTACGACTAAAATTTGCTCGAAGTAGGCGTTTTATTTGCATTTCTACACCTAAATGGTCCAAGCGCATTATGTGTGCAAACATATTCAGACTATTAACTGCACATTCACAAATGACTTTCCTTGCTTTTATCGACTGTTTGTAATGTTCGTAAaatcaaaatgtcaatttttgtaaaacttAGTCCCAACGTTCGAGATATTCCCATGCACTGCCGAATAGATCAACTCAAAGCCCAACAAATCAGGCAGTTTTCGCATCGCGACTCATAACAAaatcaagaacacagtaaatttattgaaaatgcccgtcaaatgacaatgaacagctgggaggccTCTGTCGAAAACTGGTGAACCGGAATAGGtcatttgtccagagtccaggacgaaactgctgttttgattcaccaactTATCGataaagacttcttggttgctctTTGTCATGGTGGGCATTTGCCGATACAAtgtctatgttcttgaaagcgttcTGCGTCGTTGTGCGAAAAGTCCTTATTACCATCCCTCAGAGaatgggaaataaaaaaaatccttacatGATGGCTCCGTTGCTCTTCCTCTTGATCCGGAAGCCGAAGGGGTCTGGCTCGTAGGTGAACTCGTAGTCGAGATCGTGTGCAGGGTGAGAGGGAGGGCTGAAGTCGACGACCGGTACCTCGTACCGCTCATTGTCCATATCGATGAGCTATGGTGTGTGGGAGAAGGTTGGATGCTGGGTAAATGGTTGTTTATAAACTAGAAAGTGTGAAAATATGCACACATGCCCTTTTCATCTTCGACGTCATCTTTtcaatgaagaaaatgaaacgTTGAATCTTTTCTCTTCCCCAACCCTCTGAGTGTCCgaccttctccttctctttccctaattctttcttcttcttttctttttctttctcttctccttcttctcctccttcttgtcttattcttcttcttactcttcttctccttcttcttcttcttctccttcttcttcttcttcttctccagtttcatgattttcccctcatctctatctatctctttcGGTGTTCTCTAATCCATCAGTATCTAGATTCTTATCCCAGTGATTACTTGGTCccaaagtgtgttcacagtgtgaaagATACTGTTGAGTTTGAGTATTTTAACTATGTGGATCACTTTTTCACACAGTTCAatctgtgaacacactgtgaactgTCAATTATCACtcaatcaatattattattactgcatCAGCAATAGCATCGAGTAGCATCTGATTATTgcgagtttttttttcattatcaggAATGGAGAGTCGAGGTAGGCCTCGAGACCATGCGCTTATGCCAAGATATTGAAGAAGTGCCACCTTTTGGGGGGCAAATATATATGATCCTCTCCACTCGAGGCCATAATTACAATGACCTTCGCTTTGGCATTGGAGGAGTCACACCAACGATAGCGATtgcaaaccgaccgatgatgtTCCATTCCGGATACCTATAACAAGAGGCGTCgatccttgggggggggggcaggggggcgatcgccccaccaaaatgaaaatattaataataataacaattttgtaTACCGCAAAATCGCAAAATTGCCTCTAAGCggttaagagaaaggaaaatgaagtataaaggaaatagaaatagaagtactttgcacaacaaaatgtatcaaaactaatattacaatttacaacttTCTCACCAGATCatgaatatcaaaatgaaaatattaataataataataataacaattttatatACCGCAAAATCGCAAAATTGCCTCTAAGCggttaagagaaaggaaaatgaagtgtaaaggaaatagaaatagaagtactttgcacaacaaaatgtatcaaaactaatattacaatttacaacttTCTCACCAGATCataattattgggggggggggaacatatcgttttgccccccccccccctcaataattccggatgtgcaaaaataacagaaatcaGCGAGATActcaactcgttctttattctaaatcgtgctcaaaatgtcagCTTTTCAgataagaatatgaaaattttcaactcgcgcttcgcgctcgcatcatttctgtagcaaaaacccatacttttcatgattaaagaggTAAATatgaatgtcccgttttcagttctaaaccccaaaagaactcccactttgatttgcaataatctttttatttgttggatatatatcttgttctgtataaaaaaaaaaacgtccattaaactgtcaattttattcagatcgaaatatcaaaattttctgcgcgcgcttcgcgctcgcatctattgttctttaaGATACCAATtataatcattggtaccaaaaatgcttagaatatcaagctttcaggtcagaatataacgaaagttcagctcgctctcggcactcgcattatctgtatagtaagatatgtatcctcctcatgagttactacaaacagtcctaaacaggtacccaTTTCCTGTTttaaggtcagtatactaacaaatttcagctcgcgcttcgcgctcgcattaatttgttggtgagatactTGTCtgtatctcatgagtcatatatataaatatatatataggcgtgtgtgtgtgtgtgggtgagtttgtttgttttgtatgatcgagcgcctttggaacgttgattcatgattttgcccctcccccccccccaatctgaaaaatggatcgacgcccctgcctATAACTAGTTAGATCAGAGAAATGCTATTTGTTCAGGCCATCTTCCTCGAATCCTCGAGAGAAGGGTTTGCGCAGTAAAAATATCCATCCCTAGCTGTTTATTAAATTGGGCCTTCCCGATATATCTCCCTCCACTAACCTTGAAGCGGACGCGTGTCTCTGAATGTATTTCTACTTGGAAGAGAAGTCTCTGGACTGGTCTGTCATACCGGACAGGTGTATCCCTCCTCTGAAGAATAGCTTCAAACCCCAAAGCATTCTTGACAGAAGCTGAAACCTGGAATATGGCGAGATAAATCTATTTGTAGTATTTTACCGATCATGACATCGGGGAGGGATATACTTTTTTCTCGAAACATCAAAGAGGAACTGTCCTCAGACATTTAGAGGAGCTCAGAGGATTACGTTTGTAAATGACAACAAAGTCAATAGTTTATAGACAATTATAGTTCAATTGATAATCTTACCAAATCGACTTGGCAACATACATGATACAGTTATGTCTTCATGATAATTTcgtttattttaatttgatttatttcatttaataatggTAAAGTAGCCCTGGATCAACCGATGGCTGttttttataatcataacaAAGTATCCAACAgtaaattaaaatcaaactttCCTTATACAAAACCaacagaaagaaaatgatgacatGTAAAATGACATGTAAGAATATGTGAGGGCGATGAGGGTGTAGGAGGTGATGTGTGGGGGATAGACGGAGGAGGAGGTAGAGAAAGagcaagagaaagagagaacgGGAATATAGCCTCACCATGGTGTACCCAGGTACGTCCACCTGTTTCGGGTAGTAGCACCAAGGGGCACCATCCACGTCCGATGAGCTCCACCGGCAACCACGTTCCTCGCATGACTGTTCGGTTGCCCCAGGATCAGGGTAGCAGTCAATCCTCTGAAGGGCCTCCTGGACCGGTTCCCTAGGGCCTTCTGTTGGTGTAGGTTCCGGTTCTACCGTTATGGTTGGTTTCTTTCTGGTCAAACCTACCCCCAACCCAATGCCAGTCACCACGATGGCCACGACTAAGAGGACAATAACCTTATTTCCGAACTCCATTTTTTCTGTATGGTTATGCTGTTCCTTTCAGCAATGGAGAGTCGAGTGAGGATGCCAGCACAGGACGTTTGCAGCTGCATGACACCGCTTTTATTTAGAGGGACTTTGTTCCAACCAATCCCATTTATAGACCCTTTCAAACAGACCAATGCCATTGTCGGTGGGTTTGGAATGGGTATATCAACCTCAATTGGACACGTCCACCCCTGTAATAAAGTTCTTAAGTCCAACCTGCTAATGCAATTGTGTAACGTGGGACTCCTAGACCTTTCTTTACCGTTATGGGAATATTATGAAATGAAGGTATCTGTTTGTTGTCAATATTTGCAAAGCTGTAAAcctacttttttatttcattacttATCCTCCCTTCTCTCCacccacctctctctctctctctcttggtcTTTTCAAATCCCTATATTCGcctctttataaaaataaaaaaaataggccaTGAACGGTATTTTTTCACCTACTAATATTGCAAAGATGTGAgagaagagggggagagaaaattACAGAAATCAGAGAGAAAACCAGAGATTGGAAGACAAGTGGGAAACATCCCCTCATTCGAATTCCTCCATAACTTAAGTTTCATGTCTTTCATGATAATGCATTTTCCTGCTTTCTCTTCTACTTTCTCTCCCTACATAATATctgcccccctctctctctctctcgtcttCTCTATCTCATTTCCCCTcacacgcacgcacacacaTCCATCCATTACAAAATAAGACTTTGTCCAAACAAGGAATTTTtctaacaaataaaatattaatttaaaaagtaGTCACTATAATGACGAATGTTCGGGATCTTTTAGAAGGAGACTGCTCATCTTATTCAGGCTATATACTGACGAGGGgcccttttaaaaaaagaattacgTATAAtcgcaaataaaaaaaaaatcaatcgcaagtcacaATACACACTTTTGATTGGTTAAAACTCTATAGTTGCGTTTGATTTCagagttgtgtttgattgcatttctttttgtaACAGGCCCCAGATGTGACAccctttcataattattttgttatctgaTAGTACCATAAAGTaataaaaatctaccaaattaGCCTCATATAATTTCTGATAATTCTTTCCTGGTTGTTTAATTTGTATCAAAATCAACACTACTAAGTGTATACAATAATATggaattatataaaataatatatcacgTTAATGATCTCGATTACAAAAGGAAGCTCTCTTCACTAATGTATCACTTTATAGAattattcttctctttctcttcctccttcttcttcgtcttactcctcctatttttctttttcttattctttttcttcctctccctCTTTGTCTTCGTCTAGATTTTCTTTTACTTATATTATAAGGTCAATGGTATTTCGAAACATTTCATTATCACGATGATTGCAAAgtattccttttttattttcaagacatattACATTTGgtaaattgttttctttaaagtGTATAATGAACTTACTGAGCAAGGACAATTGCTTCTAAACAATTCTGACAATGGCATTTAGAAATATGTCAAAAGATTGTGTGTTTGGgtgttaatgaaaaatatcaactGACATAACAGAAAGGCGTATGACTATCCGACGCCACTTTTGAAATTATAATGAGTCAAAGATTAAGAACTTATGGtgattcaaaatgaaaatttgtcgCACATAACAATTATTGTTTGAATCTTCAAGTGTTCGGCATCGATGACATGAGTTATGTCCAGGGGAACGTCCGATTTAATAATTTTTCTAACCGGACATTATAAGGACGATAGAATTCTCTGAGCTTCTTGATGGCATACTGCGGAATAGGAGGGTGTACATTCTTTATCGATCTTTTAGAGCAATATTTCGTTGGAACTCTTCGACAGAATACACCCCGATCACGGtcgaaataaacatgataattgGTAAAGAATTTCGAAATGCCGATGAAGTCTTCCACCTGTTGCAGAATGGAAACGGGATCCTTGCTGAATAGACCCTCGTCGATTATGAGAAACTGCTTTCTTGGGAAAATATCAAACCATCGTCTGAGGTGGCTCTCGTATATGGCGTTCTCGATGACTGCATTGTCCTTGAAGATATCTCCGGTTTTGGTGAGGACTGTTGCCTCAAACGAAGCGCCTTGGTAAGCCTTGGCGGGGGCACCAGGCTGCGGCGCTATATAAGTGAGATATTCTGGACGTTTGGTGTGTCTCATGTACAGATAATGTGACATAGCGCGCTCAATCGGGTCCCGGATCATGACGATGAACTTCATATCCGGTACCACCTCCTTGATCAAGTGTGGTACCTCGTGACTAAGGATGTACGAAGGGGTGTACTCCATGGTGACCTGGTATTTGGAAGATATAGGCATGCGGTTGCGGTACCAGTCTAAACTGCGATCAGGGTGATGGTTCCAGTAATAGACGTCCTTTGGCTTGGCGTGGACGATATCAGGATGCATCCGAAGAAAAAACGAGAGGGCAGTTGTTCCACACCGTTCCATCCCGATACCAATGACCTTGGGGACACGTCTTCTGCAGTCTAATCCGTGTTGAGATTTCTTCGAGCATCTTGTATTCGAACCATAAGGCATTTCCAGTGTCACCGGCTGTTTTGATCGCATTCCTAATGGCAGGGTGGGTTCTACCACTGAATCGTCCACCACAAGAACTGGTGCCTTTGTCGCCCCATCTTTCTCAGGGGTCTGAGCTGCGACAATAGCTGTTGTCATCACTGTCGTCTCCACCATCACCGGTGTTTGCAATGATACTGTACTTGCGTTTCCCTTGTTTCCCATCACTTCTAAATTCGACGGATCAATTTCTCCTTGGACTTTTGTCAAATTAGTTTTCGTTTTCGTGGTCGCTGCTAATGACATCTCATCCGCAACGTCTGTTTGCTTGGAAAGGTCGAGTTCATCTAGTGGCACTTCTCTCATCAAACCGTTTCCCTGGGCGTTGTTCTCTGACCAAGAATGTTCTGGTGAATACTCTGATCTGTTGGCGATGTCTTCTATCTCTTCCAATGAGTTCACCTCCTCGAAATTGTCGGCAAACAAAGCTTCACTTTTCATCTTAGAAGTTGCCAATACTTTGCTATCACCACCGccgccatcaccaccaccagcatCTCTTTCATCTGATACGGTCATGAATACTGAAGCTCCTCCGTCTGTCTCTCGCATTCGTACATTTCTCGTGCCATCGCAATATGTTGTCGATTTGGCGACCAGCAAGACAACGGCCACACTGGAATAGGCGCAGAGAATACCTAGAGCAAAGGCCTTACTGCATATTAGGCTTCTGGTCCCCCGCATCATGAGAACGATCTGGATGAGATTGGATTTTACAAAATAAGAGTGGGAAATGCGATTAATACTTTTATGAAAGACATGTGTCTCATATacattattttcttccttttatcaATTGAACTATTTACTTTGCCTATGAAAACTAATGATCACACATTTTAATAGAATGGATAGCAACTGCTCAAGTATTTTTATACGAAGTCACGAATGAAACTTTAGAGTcgtgaaaattttcaaattttcaatcgTATATTTGAGATCATATACAGTAAATGATATTGTATTTGTCTAAATTTAGGCCTATAAGGACTTGAACGTGATACTTGCATGCTATCTTCTTCTGATGTATTTTCTGTTCAGAATCTaaa
This region of Lytechinus pictus isolate F3 Inbred chromosome 16, Lp3.0, whole genome shotgun sequence genomic DNA includes:
- the LOC129278760 gene encoding uncharacterized protein LOC129278760, whose translation is MMRGTRSLICSKAFALGILCAYSSVAVVLLVAKSTTYCDGTRNVRMRETDGGASVFMTVSDERDAGGGDGGGGDSKVLATSKMKSEALFADNFEEVNSLEEIEDIANRSEYSPEHSWSENNAQGNGLMREVPLDELDLSKQTDVADEMSLAATTKTKTNLTKVQGEIDPSNLEVMGNKGNASTVSLQTPVMVETTVMTTAIVAAQTPEKDGATKAPVLVVDDSVVEPTLPLGMRSKQPVTLEMPYGSNTRCSKKSQHGLDCRRRVPKVIGIGMERCGTTALSFFLRMHPDIVHAKPKDVYYWNHHPDRSLDWYRNRMPISSKYQVTMEYTPSYILSHEVPHLIKEVVPDMKFIVMIRDPIERAMSHYLYMRHTKRPEYLTYIAPQPGAPAKAYQGASFEATVLTKTGDIFKDNAVIENAIYESHLRRWFDIFPRKQFLIIDEGLFSKDPVSILQQVEDFIGISKFFTNYHVYFDRDRGVFCRRVPTKYCSKRSIKNVHPPIPQYAIKKLREFYRPYNVRLEKLLNRTFPWT